From the Theobroma cacao cultivar B97-61/B2 chromosome 2, Criollo_cocoa_genome_V2, whole genome shotgun sequence genome, one window contains:
- the LOC18610509 gene encoding uncharacterized protein LOC18610509, with the protein MGKKLDALLGRAFKPSKFKSLISLAISRLAVFKNKHQSRCNQARSDVVQMLELGQHDRALLRVEQVIKEQNMLDVFVMLEGYCNLVIERVHLIEQDRVCPDELQEAISGLLFASSRCGDFPELQEIRGVFMSRYGKEFAARAIELRNNCGVNTKIIQKLSTRQPDLKSRRDVLKEIAAENGIALQFEETSGSSEENLDGSKKQSQPKLDTSAKAGGIGGDDDEFTDSMKGRKKYRDVADAAQAAFESAAYAAAAARAAVELSRSDSHDPDDQNSPNSQGKRVSDRHESNSKYKQTHPGGQAEGLNQNKKTPEISSPSSEGSAEGTLDLRTMSLDEVDPIKLLEKEVVIHESDDETYDSHDLSFDMNTRKLKDKVQDTDKDDEPSEKTGLTFQYSSNKQIPSSLRAGLKVETETENPTAHAAKSSEMKGKQHFTINKGPFSVRTRQVRGY; encoded by the exons ATGGGGAAGAAGCTTGATGCCCTGCTTGGAAGAGCCTTCAAACCATCCAAGTTCAAGTCACTTATCAGCCTTGCCATTTCTCGTCTTGCTGTTTTCAAGAACAAGCATCAGTCCCGTTGCAACCAGGCTCGCTCTGATGTCGTGCAGATGCTTGAACTTGGCCAACATGATCGGGCTCTTCTTCGA GTTGAGCAGGTGATCAAGGAGCAAAACATGTTGGACGTGTTTGTTATGCTGGAAGGGTATTGTAATCTCGTCATCGAAAGGGTCCATCTCATCGAGCAAGACAG GGTATGCCCTGACGAGCTTCAGGAGGCAATATCTGGCTTGCTCTTTGCATCTTCGAGGTGTGGGGATTTCCCCGAGCTTCAAGAGATTCGTGGGGTTTTCATGTCTCGCTATGGCAAAGAATTCGCTGCTCGTGCCATCGAGTTGCGCAACAACTGTGGAGTGAACACTAAG ATTATACAAAAGCTGTCAACCAGACAACCAGACTTGAAGAGTAGAAGGGATGTTCTTAAGGAGATTGCTGCTGAGAATGGCATTGCTTTACAGTTCGAGGAGACCTCTGGTTCCAGTGAG GAAAATTTGGACGGAAGCAAGAAGCAAAGCCAGCCCAAGCTAGACACATCAGCTAAGGCAGGTGGCATTGGAGGAGATGATGATGAGTTCACTGATTCAatgaaaggaaggaaaaagtaCAGGGATGTGGCTGATGCAGCTCAAGCAGCATTTGAGTCAGCTGCTTATGCTGCAGCAGCTGCAAGAGCAGCTGTGGAACTCTCTCGGTCTGATTCTCATGATCCTGATGATCAGAACAGTCCCAATAGTCAAGGAAAAAGAGTGTCTGACAGACATGAATCTAATTCTAAATATAAGCAAACTCATCCTGGTGGTCAAGCAGAGGGGTTGAATCAGAACAAGAAGACACCAGAAATCTCAAGTCCTTCAAGTGAAGGTTCCGCAGAAGGAACCCTGGACCTTAGGACAATGTCCTTGGACGAAGTGGACCCAATCAAGCTATTGGAAAAGGAAGTAGTTATTCATGAGAGTGACGATGAAACCTATGATTCCCATGATTTGAGTTTTGATATGAACACAAGGAAGCTAAAAGACAAGGTCCAAGATACAGATAAGGATGATGAGCCCTCAGAAAAAACTGGACTGACATTTCAGTACTCATCAAATAAGCAAATCCCTTCAAGCCTTCGTGCCGGCCTGAAGGTGGAGACTGAAACTGAGAACCCCACAGCACATGCAGCCAAAAGTTCTGAGATGAAAGGTAAACAACACTTTACCATAAACAAGGGGCCTTTTTCTGTGAGGACTAGACAAGTGCGGGGTTACTGA
- the LOC18610511 gene encoding homologous-pairing protein 2 homolog, translating to MAPKSDSAEAIVLNYVNEQNRPLNSQNVADSLQKFNLKKASIQKTLDTLADSGKISFKEYGKQKIYLARQDQFNIPNNEELASMKEENAKLQEQLEQQKKAITGVEGEIKILQSNLTLEQIYDKEEKLRKEVKEMEDKLVKLRGGVTLVRPEEKRAVEAIYSEKMSQWRRRKRMFKDLWDAITENSPKDLKEFKEELGIEYDEDVGVNLQSFSELLQHGKKRARGQ from the exons ATGGCTCCGAAATCCGATAGCGCCGAAG CAATCGTGCTCAACTACGTGAACGAG CAAAATCGGCCTTTAAATTCTCAAAACGTGGCTGATTCTCTGCAAAAGTTTAACCTCAAAAAGGCATCCATTCAAAAAACACTGGATACACTTGCTGATAGCGGGAAGATTTCATTCAAAGAGTATGGTAAGCAGAAGATATACCTTGCCCGTCAAGACCAGTTCAATATCCCCAACAATGAAGAGCTTGCTTCTATGAAGGAAGAGAATGCCAAACTGCAGGAACAGCTCGAACAACAAAAGAAAGCAATCACTGGGGTTGAGGGAG aaattaaaattttgcagTCAAATTTAACACTGGAACAGATATATGACAAGGAAGAAAAACTGAGGAAAGAG GTCAAGGAAATGGAGGACAAATTAGTTAAATTGCGTGGAGGAGTTACCCTGGTTAGGCCAGAGGAAAAAAGGGCAGTTGAAGCCATCTATTCAGAGAAAATGAGCCAGTGGAGAAGGCGTAAAAGGATGTTCAAGGATCTCTGGGATGCTATCACTGAGAACTCACCTAAGGATCTAAAGGAATTCAAG GAGGAACTGGGAATTGAATATGATGAAGATGTTGGTGTGAATTTGCAATCATTCTCGGAGCTCCTTCAGCATGGGAAGAAGCGGGCCAGAGGCCAGTAA
- the LOC18610512 gene encoding uncharacterized protein LOC18610512 → MALIATQALLCNTHGTFLPGPRPRSFDSDPSSLSRHHLYYCKHPGKTWPAISFSIPTNPTSQHSTAPVCRESRRKSTAVSPASEEGDGDSLRRVFQVALWTAEAVYISWLFLLPYAPGDPVWAISSETINALIGLSLNFLFILPLTNAVGIRLIDAPVLHPMSEGLFNFVIGWTLMFAPLLYTDCKRDRYKGSLDVLWGLQMFLTNTFLIPYMAIRLNEADADGPPSKRSPLGSVMTNGAPVVGLIGGAVCLLSAIWALIGRMDGDFGSITDRWQFLISYLGSERLAYAFIWDICFYIIFQPWLIGENLQNVQKSRVPLVNYLKFIPVVGLVAYLLFLELEEEK, encoded by the exons ATGGCTTTGATAGCAACTCAAGCTTTGCTCTGCAACACCCATGGCACGTTTCTTCCAGGACCCAGACCTAGATCTTTCGATTCCGACCCTTCTTCACTCTCTCGTCACCACCTCTATTATTGCAAACATCCCGGAAAAACATGGCCTGCAATCTCCTTTTCTATCCCCACGAACCCAACGTCCCAACATTCGACGGCCCCCGTATGCCGCGAGTCTCGCCGCAAGTCCACCGCTGTGAGTCCCGCCTCGGAAGAAGGCGACGGTGATAGTCTGCGGCGAGTCTTTCAGGTGGCTCTCTGGACCGCTGAGGCTGTTTACATCTCGTGGCTCTTTTTGCTGCCTTATGCTCCT GGAGATCCCGTATGGGCAATCAGTTCAGAGACAATTAACGCTCTCATCGGCCTTTCTCTCAATTTCCTCTTCATCTTGCCTTTGACGAATGCTG TTGGCATTCGTCTGATTGATGCCCCAGTTCTTCACCCG ATGTCTGAGGGATTGTTCAACTTTGTTATTGGGTGGACGCTAATGTTTGCTCCATTGTTGTATACGGATTGCAAGAGAGACAGATACAAAGGTTCCCTTGATGTTCTTTGGGGTCTGCAGATGTTCCTTACAAACA CATTCTTAATTCCTTACATGGCAATCCGGCTGAATGAAGCTGATGCAGACGGCCCTCCTAGCAAGCGCTCTCCACTAGGCTCTGTGATGACAAATGGTGCACCCGTGGTGGGATTGATTGGTGGTGCTGTATGTCTGTTATCTGCAATATGGGCTCTCATTGGGCGAATGGATGGTGATTTTGGGAGCATAACAGATAGATGGCAGTTCCTGATAAGTTATTTGGGATCAGAAAGGCTGGCATATGCCTTCATTTGGGATATATGCTTTTACATAATCTTCCAGCCTTGGTTGATAGGTGAGAACCTACAAAATGTTCAGAAAAGCAGGGTACCTCTAGTAAATTACCTTAAATTTATCCCTGTGGTTGGCTTAGTTGCCTATCTTCTCTTTTTGGAGCTGGAGGAGGAAAAATAG
- the LOC18610513 gene encoding 30S ribosomal protein 3-1, chloroplastic yields MLSMATQSSVNSTLTWHSLPYQKPALKSFNTAIFFKTKAGLRQSSTGLAKRITPTSRIERLTASAAPETLTAETSTETEIPSVTTSPETEKVVVKQVEKSRLVLKFIWMEKNIGLGLDQVIPGHGTVPLSPYFFWPRKDAWEELKATLESKPWISQKKMIILLNQATDIINLWQQSGGNLS; encoded by the exons ATGTTATCCATGGCAACTCAATCTAGTGTTAATAGTACTCTCACTTGGCATTCACTTCCTTATCAGAAACCCGCCTTGAAATCATTCAACACCGCCATTTTCTTTAAGACAAAGGCCGGTTTGAGACAGTCATCGACCGGTCTGGCAAAAAGAATCACACCCACTTCGAGAATTGAAAGACTAACTGCTTCAGCAGCCCCTGAGACACTCACAGCTGAGACATCCACAGAAACTGAAATACCATCTGTCACGACCTCTCCAGAAACTGAG AAGGTGGTAGTGAAGCAGGTTGAGAAGTCGAGGctggttttgaaattcatATGGATGGAAAAGAACATCGGGCTTGGTCTTGATCAGGTGATACCTGGGCATGGCACTGTTCCTCTAAGTCCATATTTCTTTTGGCCAAGGAAAGATGCATGGGAAGAGCTCAAGGCCACTCTAGAAAGTAAGCCATGGATATCTCAGAAGAAGATGATTATCCTTCTTAATCAGGCCACTGACATCATCAACCTATGGCAGCAAAGTGGTGGCAACCTCTCCTAG